The Pseudomonas sp. B21-023 genomic interval CAAAGCTGTTAGCCTTGCCCTGTTCAGGTCACCACGGACAGCCCATGGCCAACCACAAGATCGAGATCCGCCGGCGCAACGTCGAAAAGATCCTGCAAGCCGCCGAGCAGGTGTTCGCCGACAAGGGCTACGCCGCCACCTCCATGGGCGATATCGCCGAACGGGCGCAACTGCCGCGCTCCAACCTGCACTACTACTTCAGCACCAAGGACGACCTGTACCGCGCCGTGTTGCAGGACCTGCTGGACGTCTGGAAACAGGATGCCCTGTGCTTCGAGCACTTCGACGACCCGCGGGTGGTGCTGACCAGCTACATCCGCGCCAAGATGGGCCATTCGCGCTCGCGGCCGCTGGGCTCGAAGATCTGGGCCGAGGAGATCCTCCACGGCGCCCCGCTGCTGGGCCCCAGCCTGGACGAAATCCTGGTGCCGTGGGCGCAGCTCAAGCAGGCGAAGATCCGCAGTTGGGTCGACGACGGGCGCATCCTGCCGGTGGAACCATCGGCGCTGCTGTACATGATCTGGGCGGCGACCCAGCACTACGCCGACTTCGGTTTCCAGGTCACCCTGCTCAATGACGGTGAGCCGCTGTCGGACATGGCGTTCGAGCAAGCGGTGCAGACCGTGACCGGCGTCATCCTGCGCGGCATCGGCCTGGAGCCGTGAGCGGCGCCCTTAGCGCCCCAGGTGCTCGCACAAAAAATCGATGAACACCCGGGTCTTGTGCGGCACATGGCTGCTGTTGGGGTACACCACGCTGATCGGCTGCCTCGGCAGGCTGTAGTCCGGCAGTACCCGCCGCAGGGTGCCGTCGGCCAGGTCTTGCTCGACCAGCCAAGCCGGCAGCACCGCTACGCCCAGGGCGGCGCAGGCCATCGCCCGGATGGCGTGGGATGCATTGGACTGGTAGGCCGCCCGGCCGACAACGCTTGCACTCCCCGCCTGCGCGCTGTGCAAGGTCCAGGCGGTCGGGCTCTGCAGGTTGCTGTTGGCAATCCAGGGTGTATCCGCCAGTTCCTCGGGCCGTTCAATGGCATGGCGAGCAAGAAAGGCCGGAGCAGCCACCAGCACAATGTCGTACTCGGCCAGCTGGCGACTGCGCAGGTTCGAGTCCGGCAACGCGCCAAGGCGCACCACCAGGTCGAGCCGCTCGGCAATCAGGTCGCTCAGCGACGAGTCGGTATCGTAGCTGAGCGACAACGCCGGGTAGCGCTCGGCGAACAGCGGGATCAGCGGCAGGATGAAACGCTCACCGTACTCCCCGGTGGTGCTGATGCGCAGATTGCCCGATAGGCCGTTGTGCCGGCGCAGTACATTGGCGAAGGCGCCTTCGACATCGCTGACGATCACCTTGAAATCTTCATAGAAACTTTGGCCGGTTTCGGTCGGGGCGATAGCACGGGTGCTGCGCGCCAGCAGCGTCACCCCCAGGGCCTGCTCCAGCGCCTTGACGTGCTGGCTGGCCATGGCTTTGCTGATGCCGAGAAATTCCGCCGCCTTGGTGAAGGAGCCGAAGTCGACCACCGCCAGAAACGTCTGCACCCGGTTGAGCTGGGTGTGGAGGGCCGTGCGCGGCATTGTTCACTTCCATCAAACAGAGTTTCAAGGGTAGCGACATCGACAGGGACAGTCCACGACACCTACTCTGCGCGTCGAAAAGGAGTGGCAATGACGTACCGGTATCGCGTGGCAACGATCTTCCTGATGGGGTTCTTCATCGACTGCATCAACCTGTTCATGCCGACCGTGGCGTTGCCACGGATCGCCGCCGAGTTCGCCATCGGCAACGCCAGCAGCGCGTGGGTTGGCAATGCCTACATGCTCGGGCTGACCCTGGCCGTGCCGGTGAGCACCTGGCTGGCCAATCGCTGGGGCGCGCGGCGGCTGTTGAGCGCCGCCATGCTGGCGTTCAGCGTGGCGGTGTGGGGCTGCGGCGAGGCGCAGAGCTTTGCCGCGTTGATTGCCTGGCGCCTGGTTCAGGGCATGGCCGGTGGCTTGCTGATCCCCGTGGGGCAGGCGCTGACCTTC includes:
- a CDS encoding TetR/AcrR family transcriptional regulator; translation: MANHKIEIRRRNVEKILQAAEQVFADKGYAATSMGDIAERAQLPRSNLHYYFSTKDDLYRAVLQDLLDVWKQDALCFEHFDDPRVVLTSYIRAKMGHSRSRPLGSKIWAEEILHGAPLLGPSLDEILVPWAQLKQAKIRSWVDDGRILPVEPSALLYMIWAATQHYADFGFQVTLLNDGEPLSDMAFEQAVQTVTGVILRGIGLEP
- a CDS encoding LysR family transcriptional regulator — its product is MPRTALHTQLNRVQTFLAVVDFGSFTKAAEFLGISKAMASQHVKALEQALGVTLLARSTRAIAPTETGQSFYEDFKVIVSDVEGAFANVLRRHNGLSGNLRISTTGEYGERFILPLIPLFAERYPALSLSYDTDSSLSDLIAERLDLVVRLGALPDSNLRSRQLAEYDIVLVAAPAFLARHAIERPEELADTPWIANSNLQSPTAWTLHSAQAGSASVVGRAAYQSNASHAIRAMACAALGVAVLPAWLVEQDLADGTLRRVLPDYSLPRQPISVVYPNSSHVPHKTRVFIDFLCEHLGR